The Acidiferrobacter thiooxydans sequence AGGGTCTCGCCGTTTTTCAGGACGACCGATTGGGATGCCGACTGTTCGCTGATGGTCGGCACCTGAATGCTGTTGCCTCCCGAGGAGACGGTATCGAGCGAGACGAGCGACGAGAGCTGCAGGGCGTACTGCAGTAGGATGCGCTGGCGGCCGAGCAGGCGGGGCAGGAAGTTGCTGGTGAAACCGACCGTGACCGTGCCCGGCGTCAAGGTCGAGGTGGATCCCACATTGGCGGAAAGGGTCGAGCCTTCCGAGGCCAGATAGCCCACCTGATTGGCGACCTGGATGGGGGCGGGCTGTCCATTACCGGTGATGGCTGAGCCCGAGGTGACCAATCGGACCTGGCCGACCGAGGCCAGGGCCTGCACGATGGCGTTCGACCCGGCGGTGTGTTCGGCGGTGCCCGTCGCGTTGTTGGGCACGATCAGGGAGAGGCTTGAGAGCCCGGTGCCGGCAGCCGACGGGATCGTGACCCCGGCGACGGTCGCCGCGAGGTTTTTGTGCAAGGTCTGGAAGGCGGCGTTCAAGGATCCGCCCAGGGTGTTCGTGCGGGTCACGGTGACTTGATACACGCGCACCGTCACGGCGATGTTCTGTTCGGCCTCGCGGTCTTGCTGGTGGACATAGGCGCGTACCAGGGCCTGGACCGGTGGGGGCGCCAGGACCGTCACCACGCCGAGCGAGGGGCCGGTGACCACCAGACCGCCGCCGCTGCTGGCATCGATCACCGACTTCAATCCCGCCAGGACATCCTTATAGGGGTCGATGGTGCCCGATTGTTTGATCGACAAGGAGCCCGAACCCAGGGACGACCCCGAGGCGCCGGTACTACCGGTCAAACCGCCGCCACCGCCATTCAGGGATCCGACGCCGCCCGTGGCCGTGATGGTATTGGAGACGGTTTCGGACTGGCCGGACACGCTCAAGCGATAGGTGCGGCTCTCGAATCGGAACAAGCGGATGGCGCCGTGACGGACCCGCCAATAGACGCCGTACTGATTGGCGACACGATCCAAAAGACCCGTCAGGGGCCCGTGATAGGAGAGCCGTGCGGTGACCGTGCCGGGGATCCGGATCCCGGGCATCGTGGTGAGCGCCATCGAGGAGCCCCCCGTGACCGGCAGCGACAGCGCGCGCACCGAGACCGGTACGCCGGCGGCGCGGGCGATGAGCTCCGCGGCCTGATAGATCAGCACCGGGCGCGCGGTGCGGACCGTTACGGTCTGCCGCAGCCACGCCGGCCGATGGGCCCGCAGGGCGAAACCCGTGCCGATGAGGTAGGGCTGGCGGCTGCGTGTGAGCGGCGCCCAGGGGTGTGCGCGCTGGGCGTGGGCCTGGTGCTCCTCCTGCATCGCGCGGGGGCTCGGGGCGTGCGGCAGGAGCGACGCGCATCCCCCCAATATCAGGGCGAGAAGACCCCCGGCCAAAGTCCGCGCGTGAGCGCGCATTATTCCCCGGGACGTCATGAACCCGCCTTTGTGGTGGAGACCACCAACACGTGATTGGCATACAGGCGCGCAGAAATGGGGACGCCCTGCGCCACCATCGCCGACAGGAGGGCCAGGGCGGCTTGGGCAAAAGAGCCGGTGAAGCGGGCGTTTGCCACCACCGGCCAGTCTTGCGCGGATCGCCAGATCACCCGGACGTGCGCCCGATGGCCCCACCGGTTCAGGGTGGCCCGGATCGTATGGCCGACGCGGGCCTGCCAGGTCTTCACGGGGGCAGGGACCAAGGGGACGCCGGTTTTCGGACCGGTCCCGCGGGCCGAGAAGGCGGAGGGCAACGCGATGGTCGCCGCTTGCGCGCCGGGGGCCATGACCCAGGACTGGCAGACGTCACCGCCCACGAGCGTGGGGCGGGGACGCAGCAAAACCACGTGCCGCGACCACACCACCTGCGCTTGCGCGCCGGACTGGTCCATCAGGCGCGACAGGGCGCGCGTCCAGGGGAGCGGTCCGGACCAGGACACCGGGCAGGACCAGGAGAGGCCCTTGCCGTAGACCGTCCACCCCTTGGGGACGAGGCTTGCGACCGCGATCGACAGCGGGATGTTGCGGGCAAAGCCCTGGGCGATGCCGACCGTCCCCCGGCCCACCTGGGTGACGGAGGGCTCGGTGAGGAGCGTGTACCCAGTGACCGATACCCGCGGCGCCGGCGCCGGCGGAACCGGGGCGGTGTACAGAAACGAGGCCTGGGCGGCGGGGATCGCCGCCGCCAGCATCACAACAAGTTCAAGGTGTCGCATGGTTCGGTATCCTCAGAAGGATGCGGGGGAGACGGGAGGGGCCCGCGGGGGATCGGGACCGCGGGTTCGGAATGACCCGGGCTCGCGGGATCGGCCTCGGGATCGCGAACCGGGACCAGGACACCGGGCACGCGGGCGCGCAACCGTTCCGACCAGCGTTCGTAAGAGCCCACCTTCCGAAAGCCCGCGAGCAAGACGTCATGCAGCCATTGGCGTCGGCCGGACCCACTGGGCACATCCTCGATGGCCTCGATGAGCCTGGCTTCGTCGGGGCGGTCCCGTAACAGATACACCGTCAGTCGGTAGCTTTTCATGCGCGCCCTCGCGCGCGCACCTCGCGAATCCGCTCACGCGCTTTATAAAAGAACCCGCGGGCATTGGCGGTCTGGGGATCGGTCACGATCTCCACGCCCCGAATGCGCAGAAAGCGCCCGAGGGCCTCGGCCCCGCCGCCCGCGACCAGGATCAGATCGATGTCGGCCGAGGCCGCGGCCAGCAATCGGTCGGCCTGCCGGCCGATGACCGCGCCCACGGCGGCCAAGGAGTCCGCCACCAGTTCCGAGATGTCCTGATCCTGGCGCTCGATGCGCACGAGCGCGCGTTGCATGTGGGTAAACTGGCGCAGGGCCTCTTCACAGGCCCGGCGGGAGAGCCCCGGGATCTTCTGGCGCATGTAGTCATGGACCGAGAGCATGGCTGTTGGCGCGGTCGCGGAGTGGGCGTGATCGATCGTCACCCCATCGGTATTGCGGGTCACCAAGACGATGTCGGTGGTCTGACCGCCGATATCGATGACCGCCGACCAGCGCCCCCCGGGATTGCGGGTCTCGACGTTATGGGCGGCGAGCGCCGCCACGGCTTCGGG is a genomic window containing:
- a CDS encoding TcpQ domain-containing protein encodes the protein MRHLELVVMLAAAIPAAQASFLYTAPVPPAPAPRVSVTGYTLLTEPSVTQVGRGTVGIAQGFARNIPLSIAVASLVPKGWTVYGKGLSWSCPVSWSGPLPWTRALSRLMDQSGAQAQVVWSRHVVLLRPRPTLVGGDVCQSWVMAPGAQAATIALPSAFSARGTGPKTGVPLVPAPVKTWQARVGHTIRATLNRWGHRAHVRVIWRSAQDWPVVANARFTGSFAQAALALLSAMVAQGVPISARLYANHVLVVSTTKAGS
- a CDS encoding ParM/StbA family protein, yielding MDAGLIDPEETRGEQYKTSALNRAVVFHALHRAGLDEPAARGRGLCLVTGLPYSRYFASVGTRDNAQIEAKTLHYQQPVARLNGSPIARIVWHTVSPEAVAALAAHNVETRNPGGRWSAVIDIGGQTTDIVLVTRNTDGVTIDHAHSATAPTAMLSVHDYMRQKIPGLSRRACEEALRQFTHMQRALVRIERQDQDISELVADSLAAVGAVIGRQADRLLAAASADIDLILVAGGGAEALGRFLRIRGVEIVTDPQTANARGFFYKARERIREVRARGRA